The following are encoded together in the Halopseudomonas salegens genome:
- a CDS encoding AI-2E family transporter, translated as MMKVFRNWVHKYFSDEEAVVLAVVLALGFAIIITFGSKLAPLLTGLVLAYLLQGIVTLFKRWGLPHWLSVWLVFLLFLGGLGTVFGVVIPLVWKQMAALFNELPRMLAEWQSQLMHLPERYPAFVSEGQIERLILTANAEFGQFGQWLLSQSLASLPMLLNIIIYLVLVPILVFFFLMDSKKLGDWLVSRLPEERRLMVEVWTEMNQQIANYIRGKVVEIIIVGAVSYICFVVLGVNYAALLAVLVGLSVLVPYIGAAVATIPIAMIGLFQWGWSSEFLSLIVVYGVIQALDGNVLVPVLFSEAVNLHPVAIIAAVLIFGGLWGFWGIFFAIPLATLFKAVLYAWPRGVEAAGSEEESVEQA; from the coding sequence ATGATGAAAGTTTTCAGGAATTGGGTTCACAAATATTTCTCGGATGAAGAGGCGGTGGTGCTGGCAGTAGTGCTGGCGCTCGGGTTTGCCATCATCATCACTTTTGGCAGCAAACTGGCGCCCCTGCTCACCGGCCTGGTTCTGGCCTATCTGTTGCAAGGCATCGTTACTCTGTTCAAGCGCTGGGGATTGCCTCACTGGCTGTCGGTATGGCTGGTGTTCTTGCTCTTTCTGGGTGGTCTGGGCACGGTGTTCGGAGTGGTCATACCTTTGGTCTGGAAGCAGATGGCGGCGCTGTTCAATGAGTTGCCGCGTATGCTGGCGGAATGGCAGTCGCAGCTCATGCACTTGCCCGAACGCTATCCTGCCTTTGTGTCGGAGGGGCAGATCGAGCGGTTGATTCTGACCGCCAATGCCGAGTTCGGGCAGTTCGGCCAATGGCTGCTATCCCAGTCTCTGGCCAGCTTGCCGATGCTGTTGAATATCATCATTTATCTGGTATTGGTGCCGATTCTGGTATTTTTCTTTCTGATGGACAGTAAAAAGCTGGGTGACTGGCTGGTCAGTCGGCTGCCGGAAGAGCGCCGGCTAATGGTGGAAGTCTGGACTGAAATGAATCAGCAGATTGCCAACTACATACGTGGCAAGGTCGTCGAGATCATCATTGTCGGAGCCGTTTCCTACATCTGCTTTGTTGTGCTCGGGGTTAATTACGCGGCCTTGTTGGCGGTGCTGGTCGGTCTTTCTGTGTTGGTGCCCTACATTGGTGCTGCCGTGGCCACTATTCCGATCGCCATGATCGGATTGTTCCAATGGGGTTGGAGCAGCGAGTTCCTTTCCCTGATTGTGGTGTACGGAGTGATTCAGGCGCTGGACGGCAATGTGCTGGTACCGGTGCTGTTTTCCGAGGCGGTCAATCTGCACCCGGTGGCGATTATCGCGGCAGTGTTGATTTTTGGAGGCCTGTGGGGGTTCTGGGGGATTTTCTTCGCCATACCGCTGGCCACCTTGTTCAAGGCCGTGCTCTATGCCTGGCCACGTGGCGTGGAGGCCGCGGGCAGTGAAGAAGAGAGCGTGGAGCAGGCCTGA
- a CDS encoding M48 family metalloprotease, with protein MSVKSCLPRLLVGKTLLTLCLLGMTPGAQAQADFDLPSLGDTSAGIMSREQEYQLGRAWLGMLRGAVATKDDPLLKDYVESHVYQLAETSQLVDRRLTFVVVDSPQLNAFAAPGGIIGINGGLFLHAHTEGEFASVMAHELAHLSQRHFSRNLEQQQRMSVPLMAAMLASIVIAAAGGGDAGFAALASTQAAAIQEQRRFSRQNEQEADRIGILNLEQAGYDPRAMPDMFERLVRNSRFDRTPPEFLLTHPVTQSRIADSRNRAEQLAQDNGRRDSLEYQMLRARVQLSYETSPGVAVRRFQAQLDEHEGKHAPARYGLVLALTLGGQFEEAGQALQPLLEQQPDNLIVRLAEVELLRLQGQSNAALTIVDQLLKIRPDNYPLMQSKIDLLLHQQRYQDAERLSDRLTNQRSDDPDVWYMAAEIRGLADNITGLHMARAEYFMLAGDLDKADEQLALAARRVRDNFVMRSRVEARQQQLARQREILDSF; from the coding sequence ATGTCTGTCAAATCCTGTCTCCCACGCCTGCTGGTCGGCAAAACACTGCTCACGCTGTGTCTGTTGGGTATGACACCCGGCGCGCAGGCACAAGCCGATTTCGATTTGCCATCGCTGGGCGATACCAGTGCCGGCATCATGTCCCGTGAACAGGAATACCAACTTGGTCGTGCCTGGCTGGGCATGTTGCGTGGTGCCGTCGCGACCAAGGATGACCCTTTACTGAAAGATTACGTTGAAAGCCACGTCTATCAGCTGGCGGAGACCAGCCAGCTGGTTGATCGCAGGCTTACCTTCGTAGTGGTGGACAGCCCGCAACTGAATGCCTTTGCAGCGCCGGGCGGCATTATCGGCATCAACGGCGGCCTGTTCCTGCACGCTCATACCGAAGGCGAGTTTGCTTCAGTCATGGCCCACGAACTGGCGCACCTCTCTCAGCGCCACTTCTCCCGCAACCTGGAGCAGCAACAACGCATGAGCGTCCCGCTGATGGCTGCCATGCTGGCCAGTATCGTGATCGCTGCTGCCGGTGGAGGTGATGCCGGCTTTGCCGCACTGGCCTCAACGCAGGCAGCGGCCATTCAGGAACAGCGCCGCTTCTCACGGCAAAACGAGCAGGAAGCCGACCGCATCGGCATTCTGAACCTGGAGCAGGCCGGTTATGATCCCCGCGCCATGCCCGACATGTTCGAGCGCCTGGTTCGCAACAGCCGTTTTGACCGTACGCCGCCAGAGTTTTTGCTTACCCATCCAGTCACCCAGTCTCGCATTGCTGATTCACGCAACCGGGCCGAGCAACTTGCGCAAGACAACGGACGGCGTGACAGCCTGGAATACCAGATGTTGCGCGCCCGCGTGCAACTCAGCTATGAAACCAGCCCAGGCGTTGCCGTACGTCGCTTTCAGGCCCAACTGGACGAACACGAGGGCAAACATGCCCCTGCACGCTATGGCCTGGTACTGGCGTTGACCCTCGGCGGGCAGTTCGAGGAAGCCGGGCAGGCACTGCAGCCCTTGCTGGAACAACAACCTGACAACCTCATCGTCCGCCTGGCTGAAGTTGAGCTGCTACGACTGCAGGGGCAAAGCAATGCCGCTCTGACGATTGTCGACCAGTTGCTGAAAATCCGTCCGGACAATTACCCGCTGATGCAAAGCAAGATTGACCTGTTACTGCACCAGCAACGCTATCAGGACGCCGAACGCTTGAGCGACCGGCTGACCAACCAGCGCAGTGATGACCCGGATGTCTGGTACATGGCTGCAGAAATTCGCGGGCTGGCAGACAATATCACCGGTCTGCATATGGCCCGCGCCGAATATTTCATGCTTGCTGGCGATCTCGACAAAGCGGATGAACAATTGGCATTGGCGGCACGCCGGGTACGCGACAATTTCGTCATGCGTTCCCGGGTCGAAGCGCGTCAGCAGCAACTGGCGCGCCAGAGAGAGATTCTGGACAGCTTCTGA
- a CDS encoding peroxiredoxin translates to MSIAVNQPVPDFTAQATSDQQVRLSDLAGKNVVIYFYPKDNTPGCTTEGQEFRDREADFAAANTVIFGVSKDSLRVHENFRAKQGFPFDLISDPDETLCKHFDVIKLKKLYGKEYMGIERSTFLLDTQGVLRQEWRKVKVKGHAQEVLEAAQAL, encoded by the coding sequence ATGAGCATTGCTGTCAACCAGCCTGTACCGGACTTTACCGCCCAGGCCACCAGCGATCAGCAAGTACGCCTCAGCGACCTGGCGGGCAAGAACGTAGTGATCTACTTCTATCCCAAGGACAATACACCGGGGTGCACAACTGAAGGCCAGGAATTCCGGGATCGCGAGGCTGACTTTGCAGCAGCCAATACGGTCATCTTCGGTGTTTCCAAAGACAGCCTGCGAGTACACGAGAATTTCAGGGCCAAGCAGGGCTTCCCCTTCGATCTGATCAGCGATCCCGATGAAACCCTGTGCAAGCACTTCGACGTGATCAAACTGAAAAAGCTCTATGGCAAGGAGTATATGGGAATTGAGCGCAGCACTTTTTTGCTCGATACCCAAGGCGTATTGCGACAGGAATGGCGCAAGGTCAAAGTCAAAGGCCATGCCCAGGAGGTACTGGAGGCAGCACAGGCACTGTGA
- the dapA gene encoding 4-hydroxy-tetrahydrodipicolinate synthase yields MIAGSLVALATPMDSRGNLDWQALARLIDFHLEQGTDGIVAVGTTGESATLDMDEHKEAIRRVVDQVAGRIPVIAGTGANSTREAVELTEAARSVGADACLLVTPYYNKPTQEGLYQHHKFIAEAVAIPQILYNVPGRTAVDMLPDTVERLADIPNIVGIKEATGDMQRAAELVERVGDRLAIYSGDDATAVELILLGGKGNVSVTANVAPKAMHDLCVAALAGDADTARRLNEALMPLHRLLFIESNPIPVKWALQEMGLIGDGIRLPLTPLSERCHAPVRDALRDCGLL; encoded by the coding sequence ATGATTGCAGGCAGCCTGGTGGCATTGGCTACCCCCATGGATTCCCGTGGCAACCTGGATTGGCAGGCGCTTGCTCGGTTGATCGATTTTCACCTGGAGCAGGGCACCGATGGTATCGTTGCCGTGGGCACTACGGGGGAATCGGCTACGCTCGATATGGATGAGCATAAAGAGGCCATTCGACGGGTTGTCGATCAGGTCGCCGGGCGTATTCCGGTGATTGCCGGGACCGGGGCCAACTCGACCCGTGAAGCCGTCGAGTTGACGGAAGCGGCTCGCAGCGTGGGCGCCGATGCCTGTCTGCTGGTGACGCCGTATTACAACAAGCCGACCCAGGAAGGTCTGTACCAGCACCACAAGTTCATTGCCGAAGCTGTAGCGATTCCCCAGATCCTCTACAACGTTCCGGGGCGTACCGCCGTGGATATGTTGCCCGACACGGTTGAGCGTCTGGCTGACATACCCAATATTGTCGGTATCAAGGAAGCCACGGGTGATATGCAGCGTGCTGCCGAACTGGTCGAGCGCGTGGGTGATCGTCTGGCGATCTACTCCGGCGATGATGCCACCGCCGTTGAACTGATTCTGTTGGGCGGCAAGGGTAATGTGTCGGTCACTGCCAATGTTGCTCCCAAGGCCATGCATGACCTCTGCGTCGCAGCTTTGGCCGGCGATGCCGATACTGCCCGACGCCTGAATGAAGCACTGATGCCGTTGCATCGCTTGCTGTTTATCGAATCCAATCCGATACCGGTCAAATGGGCGTTACAGGAAATGGGCTTGATCGGCGACGGTATTCGTTTGCCGCTGACTCCATTGAGTGAACGCTGCCATGCGCCTGTCAGAGACGCACTGCGCGACTGTGGCCTGCTTTGA
- the pal gene encoding peptidoglycan-associated lipoprotein Pal has protein sequence MQITTVGKFAALLVAFGLVVGCSSKGSQSTGTGAVDPNEGYNSSSTSGADTSSGVSSEEAALRAITTFYFEFDSAELKAEAMRALDVHARDLKASGQRVVLEGHTDERGTREYNMALGERRAAAVQRYLVLQGVSASQLELVSYGEERQAATGSSEEAWAQNRRVELRK, from the coding sequence ATGCAAATTACTACTGTCGGCAAGTTTGCTGCTCTGCTGGTTGCTTTTGGTCTGGTAGTTGGCTGTTCGTCGAAGGGTTCCCAGTCAACGGGTACCGGCGCGGTCGATCCCAATGAGGGGTACAACAGCAGTTCTACTTCCGGTGCTGATACCTCGTCAGGCGTCAGCAGCGAAGAAGCAGCTCTGCGTGCCATCACTACCTTCTACTTCGAGTTTGACAGCGCTGAGCTGAAAGCCGAAGCCATGCGCGCCCTCGATGTTCACGCCCGTGACCTGAAGGCGTCCGGCCAGCGCGTTGTGCTGGAAGGCCACACTGATGAGCGCGGTACGCGTGAATACAACATGGCCCTGGGCGAGCGCCGTGCGGCTGCCGTTCAGCGTTACCTGGTACTGCAAGGCGTTTCAGCCAGCCAGCTGGAACTGGTTTCCTACGGTGAAGAGCGTCAGGCAGCCACGGGCTCCAGCGAAGAAGCCTGGGCTCAGAATCGTCGCGTTGAGCTGCGCAAATAA
- the queE gene encoding 7-carboxy-7-deazaguanine synthase QueE, translating into MSSTLRITEIFHSLQGESRTIGLPTVFVRLTGCPLRCQYCDSAYAFNGGESMPLEHILQQVGAYRPRYVCVTGGEPLAQPGCLRLLRQLCDAGYQVSLETSGAMDVSAVDPRVSRVVDLKTPGSAEVGRNLYSNIALLGPQDQVKFVLCNRADYDWARFKLDEYGLAEQVGEVLFSPSHAELDARELADWIVADNLPVRFQLQLHKYLWNDQPGH; encoded by the coding sequence CTGTCTTCGACGCTCCGGATTACGGAGATTTTCCATTCATTGCAGGGTGAAAGCCGCACCATCGGCCTGCCTACGGTATTCGTGCGCCTTACCGGGTGCCCGTTGCGCTGCCAGTATTGTGATAGCGCCTATGCATTCAATGGTGGCGAGAGTATGCCGCTTGAACACATTCTCCAGCAGGTTGGCGCTTATCGGCCGCGTTATGTTTGCGTAACGGGTGGCGAACCCCTGGCGCAGCCGGGTTGCCTGCGGCTGCTCAGGCAGTTGTGTGATGCCGGCTATCAGGTTTCCCTGGAAACCAGCGGAGCCATGGATGTCAGTGCGGTTGATCCGCGGGTAAGCCGGGTGGTCGATCTGAAAACGCCGGGATCGGCTGAGGTTGGTCGAAATTTGTACAGCAATATCGCCTTGCTGGGGCCACAGGATCAGGTCAAGTTTGTGCTCTGCAATCGGGCAGACTATGACTGGGCCCGCTTCAAGCTGGATGAGTATGGTCTGGCGGAACAGGTTGGCGAGGTGTTGTTCTCGCCCAGCCATGCTGAGCTCGATGCGCGCGAACTGGCCGACTGGATAGTGGCCGACAACCTGCCGGTGCGCTTTCAGTTGCAGCTGCACAAGTATCTGTGGAATGACCAGCCGGGGCATTGA
- the bamC gene encoding outer membrane protein assembly factor BamC → MKPVLGALSLVIAGSLTGCGYLMGDDGFFRDRGADYQISQVEPRITIPDSLDSKPLGDMLPVPGNVVDGAAESFEVPRPEPMQVTAGGSNYSLQQDGGRIWLQSQDSQAASWPLARQFLSDYRVGPARTDADLAVAETEWLNFASRADNTLVRRLVPAVGEGRSTRGRDHRFLLRIEPGVQPGSSEIHALHMTRSAGGDYSDWPERSENANLERTLLAELESYLNQLQEGGANSLAALEREPADIPVSLDEDGAGNPVLSLQTEFNRGWSLVGSALSRAELPVADINRSAGVYYIDADAVARAEQSEAGFFSRLFRRSPPPPSDDNDRLQVRLTQVGQQVLVSVDRSIDTAADPGQARELLTRIRDNLN, encoded by the coding sequence ATGAAACCTGTGCTCGGTGCACTGTCTCTCGTTATTGCCGGCAGCCTGACGGGCTGTGGTTACCTCATGGGTGACGATGGCTTTTTCCGCGACCGCGGAGCGGATTATCAGATTTCTCAGGTTGAGCCGCGTATCACCATTCCTGACAGTCTGGACAGTAAACCCCTGGGTGACATGTTGCCGGTCCCGGGGAATGTGGTTGATGGGGCAGCGGAGAGCTTTGAGGTGCCGCGCCCCGAACCGATGCAGGTAACTGCGGGTGGCTCCAACTACTCATTGCAGCAGGATGGCGGGCGGATCTGGCTGCAGAGCCAGGATTCACAGGCCGCATCCTGGCCGCTGGCGCGTCAATTCCTGAGCGATTACCGCGTTGGTCCGGCGCGGACAGATGCTGACCTGGCCGTAGCCGAAACCGAATGGCTGAATTTTGCCAGCCGTGCCGACAATACACTGGTACGGCGCCTGGTGCCGGCCGTGGGTGAAGGTCGGAGCACACGAGGGCGTGACCACCGTTTTCTGCTGCGAATCGAACCAGGCGTTCAGCCTGGCTCCAGTGAAATCCATGCCCTGCACATGACCCGTTCTGCCGGTGGTGACTACAGTGACTGGCCGGAGCGTTCAGAGAACGCCAATCTCGAGCGCACCCTGTTGGCTGAACTGGAAAGCTACCTCAATCAACTGCAGGAAGGTGGCGCAAATTCACTGGCTGCCCTGGAGCGTGAGCCGGCTGATATACCTGTGTCCCTGGATGAGGATGGCGCCGGTAACCCGGTTCTCAGTCTGCAGACCGAGTTTAACCGTGGCTGGTCACTGGTTGGCAGTGCTCTGTCGCGGGCAGAATTACCGGTAGCAGATATCAATCGCAGTGCCGGGGTTTACTATATAGATGCGGATGCGGTGGCTCGTGCAGAGCAGTCGGAAGCTGGCTTTTTCTCGCGCCTTTTCCGTCGTAGCCCACCCCCGCCCTCGGATGACAATGATCGTCTGCAGGTCCGCTTGACTCAGGTCGGTCAGCAGGTACTGGTCAGTGTTGATCGCAGTATTGATACCGCGGCTGATCCGGGCCAGGCTCGCGAGTTGTTGACGCGGATTCGCGACAACCTGAACTGA
- the nadA gene encoding quinolinate synthase NadA, producing the protein MSQIPERVLVQAHLAAREPVPLSAEETEDYKRRIAAALKARNAVLVAHYYTDPVVQALAEETGGCVSDSLEMARFGRDHPATTLVVAGVRFMGETSKILSPEKRVLMPTLEATCSLDIGCPIDEFSSFCDQHPERTVVVYANTSAAVKARADWVVTSSCALQIVEHLMDRGEKILWAPDQHLGNYIQTQTGADMLMWQGSCIVHEEFKAQSLIDLKAVYPEAAVLVHPESPAAVIELADVVGSTSQLIKATETLPNPTFIVATDRGIFYKMQQAAPDRQLIEAPTAGNGATCRSCAHCPWMAMNTLPRVLSSLEQGTDEIEVDSGLIPQAVRPLERMLDFTRQANLGAVGNA; encoded by the coding sequence ATGTCACAGATTCCCGAGCGTGTGCTGGTGCAGGCTCATCTGGCTGCACGTGAGCCTGTTCCGCTCAGTGCCGAAGAAACCGAAGACTACAAGCGGCGTATTGCCGCTGCGCTCAAGGCGCGCAATGCCGTACTGGTAGCCCATTATTACACTGATCCGGTGGTACAGGCGCTGGCGGAAGAAACCGGTGGTTGTGTATCTGATTCACTGGAAATGGCGCGCTTTGGTCGCGATCATCCGGCGACCACGCTGGTGGTGGCCGGGGTACGTTTTATGGGTGAAACCTCGAAAATTCTCAGCCCGGAAAAGCGCGTGTTGATGCCGACGCTGGAAGCCACCTGTTCGCTGGATATTGGTTGTCCGATCGATGAGTTCTCGTCGTTCTGCGATCAGCATCCGGAGCGCACGGTAGTGGTCTATGCCAATACCTCGGCGGCAGTCAAAGCACGTGCCGACTGGGTAGTTACCTCGAGTTGTGCCTTGCAGATTGTCGAACACCTGATGGATCGTGGTGAAAAGATTCTCTGGGCACCTGACCAGCATCTGGGCAACTATATTCAAACCCAGACGGGCGCGGATATGTTGATGTGGCAGGGTAGCTGTATTGTGCATGAGGAATTCAAGGCGCAGTCACTGATCGATCTTAAAGCCGTGTATCCCGAAGCTGCCGTGCTGGTTCATCCGGAGTCGCCAGCGGCCGTGATTGAGCTTGCCGACGTGGTGGGCTCGACCAGTCAGCTGATCAAGGCAACCGAGACACTTCCCAACCCGACCTTTATCGTGGCGACTGATCGTGGAATTTTCTACAAGATGCAGCAGGCGGCACCTGATCGCCAGTTGATTGAAGCACCGACGGCCGGCAATGGTGCTACCTGCCGCAGTTGTGCGCACTGCCCGTGGATGGCGATGAATACCTTGCCGCGGGTGTTGAGCAGTCTGGAGCAGGGTACAGATGAAATCGAGGTCGACAGCGGCCTGATCCCGCAGGCAGTACGCCCACTGGAACGCATGCTCGACTTTACCCGACAGGCCAATCTCGGTGCGGTCGGCAACGCCTGA
- a CDS encoding glycine cleavage system protein R, which yields MTTPPSQREQFLVINAMGSEPTAMAQQLARLCVEQRCLIVSSRMSRHGSCSVLLLQVSGPWDALARLESLLPGIAKREKLSLSIGRSQPIEDRPQTLPYNVFVTAAQRPELLAELSQFFQLLGISIEELNSFTYLAQHTGTAMINLSLTIAIPAETQLSWLREQFLDFCDELNLDAVIEPWRPLH from the coding sequence ATGACAACACCGCCCAGCCAACGGGAGCAGTTTCTGGTCATCAATGCCATGGGCAGCGAACCGACTGCCATGGCCCAGCAACTGGCCCGGCTCTGTGTCGAGCAGCGCTGCCTGATAGTCAGTAGCCGTATGAGCCGACATGGCAGCTGTTCGGTTTTGTTATTACAGGTTAGCGGCCCCTGGGATGCGCTTGCTCGCCTGGAGAGCCTGCTACCCGGCATTGCCAAGCGAGAAAAACTGAGCCTGTCAATTGGCCGCAGCCAGCCGATTGAGGATCGGCCGCAAACCTTGCCCTACAATGTTTTTGTTACCGCCGCCCAGCGCCCCGAGCTGCTGGCAGAGCTGAGTCAGTTTTTCCAGCTACTCGGCATCAGCATTGAAGAACTGAACAGCTTTACCTATCTGGCGCAACATACCGGCACAGCAATGATCAATCTGTCATTGACCATAGCAATACCGGCCGAAACCCAGCTGAGCTGGCTGCGTGAGCAATTTCTTGATTTCTGCGATGAACTCAACCTGGACGCCGTGATTGAACCCTGGCGTCCGTTGCATTAA
- a CDS encoding sulfurtransferase TusA family protein: MSSAPIELHADTRLDARGLNCPLPLLKAKLELNTLASGQILHVLATDAGSWRDFQRFAELSGHALLHAESLDDEFHYWLRKS, translated from the coding sequence ATGTCGTCAGCCCCGATTGAACTGCATGCAGACACCCGACTGGACGCCCGCGGCCTGAATTGCCCATTGCCCTTGCTCAAGGCCAAGTTGGAGCTGAACACACTGGCCAGCGGGCAAATACTGCATGTGTTGGCCACTGATGCGGGTTCCTGGCGCGATTTTCAGCGCTTTGCCGAGTTGTCCGGTCATGCATTGCTGCATGCTGAAAGCTTGGACGATGAATTTCATTATTGGTTGCGTAAATCGTGA
- the queC gene encoding 7-cyano-7-deazaguanine synthase QueC, translated as MTDQKKAVVLLSGGLDSATVLAMAQAQGYICYSMSFDYGQRHRAELVAAEQIARHAGVVEHKVIGLDLNGMGGSALTDSSIAVPETPQEGIPVTYVPARNTVFLSLALGWAEVLGAQDIFIGVNAVDYSGYPDCRPDFIQAFEQVANLATRAGVEGTPFRIQTPLQMLSKADIIIAGINHGVDYSLTVSCYQADAAGRACGRCDSCRLRSQGFAQAGVADPTRYQH; from the coding sequence ATGACAGACCAGAAAAAAGCAGTGGTACTTCTTTCCGGTGGGCTTGATTCAGCCACAGTGCTGGCGATGGCTCAGGCTCAGGGCTATATCTGTTACAGCATGAGTTTTGACTATGGTCAGCGACATCGGGCAGAACTGGTCGCAGCCGAGCAGATTGCCCGGCATGCCGGGGTCGTCGAGCACAAGGTCATCGGGCTGGACCTCAATGGCATGGGGGGCTCGGCGTTGACCGACTCGTCTATTGCCGTTCCGGAAACGCCACAGGAAGGTATACCCGTTACCTATGTCCCTGCGCGCAATACCGTCTTTCTCTCCCTGGCTTTGGGCTGGGCCGAGGTGCTGGGTGCGCAGGATATCTTTATCGGCGTCAACGCCGTGGACTATTCCGGCTACCCGGACTGCCGTCCTGACTTTATTCAGGCCTTCGAGCAGGTAGCCAACCTGGCGACACGAGCAGGCGTAGAGGGCACTCCCTTTCGTATTCAGACACCGCTGCAGATGCTCAGCAAGGCGGACATTATCATAGCGGGTATCAACCACGGAGTGGATTACAGCCTGACGGTTTCCTGCTATCAGGCCGATGCCGCCGGGCGTGCCTGTGGTCGCTGTGACAGCTGCCGCCTGCGCAGTCAGGGCTTTGCTCAGGCCGGGGTGGCGGACCCGACCCGTTATCAGCACTAA
- the ybgF gene encoding tol-pal system protein YbgF, with product MRVLSGVAVLTMLVPALALAQVPVDERGGGNGSRSSTAVNVPQVRSDVSPQGQLLQQLYQLQQEVSMLRGMLEEQEHRISRMEDDQQTRYEDIDRRLQAVSGSSGPEPDNNAPVAEQPVSPQVTDQLPLDTNEAVAEPDPEREKLLYEAAYDQVRQRNFTQAIAAYNAFLRRYPESDYAGNAQYWLGELYLAESDYTASEQAFQRVLSRYPGHRKEADTLYKLGDVERRRENNAQAREWFQRVLAEYPNSSAAQLARRDMANLN from the coding sequence ATGAGAGTACTCAGCGGGGTTGCTGTTCTGACCATGCTGGTGCCGGCGCTTGCGCTGGCCCAGGTGCCGGTGGATGAGCGGGGAGGCGGTAACGGTTCCCGCAGTTCAACGGCAGTCAATGTACCCCAGGTACGCTCGGATGTGTCACCTCAGGGCCAACTGCTGCAACAGCTGTATCAGTTGCAGCAGGAGGTTTCCATGCTGCGTGGCATGCTCGAAGAGCAGGAGCACCGTATTAGCCGCATGGAAGATGATCAGCAAACCCGTTACGAGGATATTGATCGTCGCTTGCAAGCTGTTTCAGGTTCTTCTGGTCCCGAGCCTGACAACAACGCACCTGTTGCAGAGCAGCCTGTGTCACCCCAAGTGACGGATCAGCTACCGCTGGATACGAACGAGGCAGTCGCCGAGCCGGATCCGGAGCGGGAGAAATTGCTCTACGAAGCTGCTTATGACCAGGTCAGGCAGCGTAATTTTACCCAGGCCATTGCGGCTTACAACGCTTTCCTGCGCCGTTATCCGGAGAGTGATTATGCCGGTAATGCGCAATACTGGCTGGGCGAACTCTACCTGGCTGAATCGGATTACACCGCTTCAGAACAGGCTTTCCAGCGGGTTCTCAGTCGCTACCCCGGTCACCGCAAGGAAGCTGATACGCTCTACAAACTGGGCGATGTCGAGCGTCGGCGGGAGAACAATGCCCAGGCGCGTGAATGGTTTCAGCGGGTACTTGCCGAGTATCCCAATAGTTCCGCGGCGCAACTGGCTCGTCGGGATATGGCCAATCTGAACTGA
- a CDS encoding MBL fold metallo-hydrolase: MRYCSLGSGSKGNATVIEHGGTRLLVDCGFSLRSTEQRLAVAGLHASQLTAILVTHEHSDHVHGVEKLARRYNLPVFMTAGTRHALGLGTEGIETLALDRSIEIGDLRVESVAVPHDAREPCQFIVENDTTRFGLLTDTGMITPWIIERYQQLDGLLLEANYDPDMLASGPYPPRLKARVGGQHGHLSNQQAAGLLAELDRQRLKHLAVAHISEKNNHPDLARDALSGVLADWSGQLLVACQNQGLPWQPIHQAA, encoded by the coding sequence GTGCGTTATTGTTCATTGGGTAGTGGCAGCAAGGGCAATGCAACCGTGATAGAGCATGGGGGTACCCGGCTGCTGGTAGATTGTGGTTTCAGCCTGAGGAGTACCGAGCAACGTCTGGCTGTGGCCGGTTTGCATGCCAGTCAGTTGACCGCCATTCTGGTTACCCATGAACACAGCGATCATGTGCATGGCGTGGAAAAACTGGCTCGCCGTTACAATCTTCCGGTATTCATGACCGCAGGCACCCGGCACGCTCTGGGGCTGGGTACCGAGGGCATCGAGACGCTGGCACTGGATCGCAGTATCGAGATTGGTGATTTGCGGGTCGAGTCCGTAGCGGTGCCGCATGATGCCCGTGAGCCATGCCAGTTCATTGTCGAGAATGACACCACCCGGTTTGGTCTGCTGACCGATACCGGCATGATTACACCGTGGATTATCGAGCGCTATCAGCAACTGGACGGTCTGCTGCTGGAAGCCAATTATGATCCGGATATGCTCGCTTCCGGCCCCTATCCGCCGCGACTGAAAGCCCGGGTCGGTGGCCAGCATGGTCATCTGAGCAATCAACAGGCCGCCGGGTTGCTGGCTGAGCTGGATCGCCAGCGGCTGAAGCATCTGGCAGTGGCGCATATCAGTGAAAAGAACAACCATCCCGACCTTGCCCGTGATGCCCTGAGCGGCGTCCTGGCGGACTGGTCAGGACAACTTCTGGTGGCCTGCCAGAACCAGGGTTTGCCCTGGCAGCCGATCCATCAGGCCGCCTGA